DNA sequence from the Grus americana isolate bGruAme1 chromosome Z, bGruAme1.mat, whole genome shotgun sequence genome:
AAAAGATGCTTCAGGGTGGGAATATCTAAGTGGCCTCTTGTTTCACAAATGCTAAATGAAGGGCTGATCTTACTGGATGAACAGCCAAATTTGGCAATTATTTTTAGAATACATAAGTTTGGGGTTCTCCCTTAGTGAATTCTGTTCTTCAGTTAAGGGGCTTGATAACCTAGCTGTCCCATTCAAGATAGTATTAGATCTTTTTTAAGCAGTCTGTATAATGAAAGACAGCAAACAAGTAACACTTGCTCAGAAGACCCcaaataaatcttcattttacCAGGTGAATAAAACTGATGATCCCAAAACTTCCAAAGCCGCTAAGGTTTAAATCTACGTGATAAAGATGGAAATATCTCAGAACTTTCTTATCTGCAGATAGTTTTCAGTGTCTTTCAGCTTACCCGGACACGTTTACCAGAGTGTGATGGCGGTGACATCGGCTTTAGATAGAAACCAATCGATCCTTTCTTGCTGCTAGGAAGATCTTTGAGGTTAGAGAAGCAGACACTCACAAGGGTAAGATGAAATGGTTGAGCTACATCTATCATCTTTCGAAAGAGTTTCATTAGTATATCAACTAATGGAGATATAACGCTGCTGCtctctagaagaaaaaaaggttgaaaagaAGCAATGTACATCATCAGGAGTAACTGACTGACTAAGATTGATTTAAACAGCAAATCGCAAAGGCAAACACTGCTAAAGGCTTACAAAACAATATGTCAGTAGAGTCATTAAGATGTTCATTCTGCCCTGTCAGGTATGTCCTGAATaactgacttctttttttccctcttcagtaaaaatgcttaatttcaCACCTGTGAAGCTCTCTCTATAGTATATATGTACTTAGGCTAGGAAAGAAGAACTACAGAATACAAGCACAGCTGAATAGATTTGAAAAATGATCTAATTCTACCAAAAAGGGCTTTACAGGGCCATGTAGCTATATAACATTACCCCAACATAGGTAATAACATGGTTTATTGGAGTTTGCAGACTATACAAGCTGACAGTAGTTGTTAGTCTCCTCCAATGTCAAAGTCCAGTAGTGATTTTGAAGCGAGAAGCTACACAGACTTTGATTAGCTTCTCTAGGATTGCAAGAAGTCATTTAGGAATTGAATTCAGGGAACAGTGATTCTGTGTGCTGATACAGCAGTGattcagatttatttcctcACCCCAATCCGACTGAAGTGTCAAATGAATTGCAATCGCTGGTTGGAAAGCTTAAGTCTGAGAAGGATGAGAGCCTTTACGTTACTAATTTTCAGAGGTACATCAAAAAGACGTTTTATTACATAATAAAACTGAGAACATAATTCAAACTCctaacagagaaaagcagattaTTAATCTGGGAAGCAGCCCCCAGTCGCCCTTTCCCACCCCACCAAGAAATTTACTGCTAGGAATCCAGCCAGACTGGGTTAAAACCTGGTAGTAATACAGAAGTCATTCCTACAGTGAAATTCTATACGTTGTTAGCATCTCTTATCAAGATACATCCACTGCAAGTAATGGAAAAGTTTCCAAATATTAAATGTATGGAATATTATCATCAAATGAAGTAAGGGCATTTTACAGAGAAGTTAGGTGGCAGCAGCACAAAGTTGATACTTTCAAAAATTCTTAAGTTTACCTTTTCCAAATTTCTGAATAAGATGAGGTGGAATAGGACACTGACGACTTTCCCGATTAATCCATTTCTCGGTCGAGGAGAACTGGCGTATGGTCAATCTCACTGTGTGGGGTTGTCTTCCATCTTTGTATATTCTGTGGAGCATGAACGTGCACAAAGCAGGAAGTATTACAAGGAGGGTTTTTCAGAGGGGCTGTGGAAACTGTCACAGCATCTAGGTTACAAAGTCAAATTAAGCAGTACAGATCTCTTTCGACTTCTGGCTTGACTCCAGATTGTAGGAACTTTGGGTCCTAGCTGGTTCCCTTTACCCGCAAGTTAGAAGTTCAGTACAAAGTGAATACTGTCTCCAGGAGTATTCAACTGaagcaaatgtgaaaattaaGCAGGTCAGTCTGCAATACTGCCACGTTTCACTATTTACTACATTGAAAGTAGTACAGTCTTTGCAGTTACACCCTCTGTAATCCTCAGCTTTTGgctcttctttttgcttttcaaggaAACATCCCCACTTAAGCtgcaaaagttaaagcatggcAGAACAGGAAACAGTTCAGTGCTGCTAGAATATTACTCCTTTTTGTTAATTTAAGTAAAGAGAGTCACAGGATAGAAAGGGAGGATAGGAAAGTCACAGTAGTCAAGGCATGAGTAAATGCATCCTCCTGCGATGCGGGTGTTTTTGTTGAGTATCTTGGGTTCAGATGCTGCCTGGATTCACAGGGCAagggaaagatgaagaaatgaaaatattctttcagaCTGACAGAAAAAGCAACTGTGGAACAGCAGGCATGCGTAAACGGTGATAACCAAGGGTCTGAAAGTAGAGAAAGTCACttatggaaagagaaagaaaacctagGGTCCTTCAGAGAGATGAGTGAGGATGCACAACCAAAGCGGAATAGAGAAAtgactagagaaaaaaaagaccaaagggGAAGTTGGAGAGGCAGGTGCTGTTCCTATATACGTGGCATTttgctgaaagaagaaaggtaGTGTGTGAGACAAACCTAACATACGCTCCGAGTCCCTTCAGGTCACAATTTCAGGCATCAAAAAGAGCTACTGAAGACAGTCACCTGTCTAATAGGTTAGGAAGCAGTTCttcaattttctctttaacTTCCACTTCTgatgaacattttttaaaggaatcttCATCGCTAaaggactaaaaaaaaacccacattagtcctttcaattttatatttacttcaaagttctgaagaggaaaaaaagtatcacAGTTAAATGTGTACAGTTAACACTAAGATATCTTTGACACTCAGAACTCAACTGAATTTCAGAAGAATTATACATGAATTTGAGTTGTACTAGAGAATACaaacaaaatgtaattattttggttAGTCCAGCAAAGCTgtataaaacaaagcaatttttttttgctctgtatgAAGTATTTCAGCACAATATTTGTACCTGAGGAGGGCCTGATGGAGTCACGGGGGACTCATCTTCTCCATAGCTGAGTTTTTGGATATGCTGAGCAACAGAAATGCCTAGTTCCTTCTCTAACACAGCAGATGGAAACGCTTGGAGATCACACACGTTCCTAACACCCAGCATTTCAAGACGTTTGGTAGTTTTGTAGCCAATGCCTAAATAAAAggtgtattaaaaatatacagaaaagtaaaagtgtgtgtatatatatatacacatacacatatataacgCCCACCCGTGTAGTACTGGCAATTATTTTCACTACTGCAGTGCAGGCTTTTCAGCAACATTTTTGGCGAGTTTCCATTCCAGTTTTAGAATCTGCCATTAGAAAAGCCATACTGGGACAAAGCAAAGGTCTGCCTGTGTCTGTAGCCTACATCAACGCTTCCTGGCCAACAGCACAGGGGCAGTGTagaataattagaaaaattacTCCTCAGGGTGTTCTATAAAACTGTCTATTGGAGTTTGAATAACTGGCAGTAGGTTTCCAGTCATTAAGTTTAAAGtagtttgtatttaaaactagTACCAACCACAATGTTCGGgcttcagtaaaaataaactgagaTTTTAGTATTTTTGAAAGTGTCTCGTAAAGTGCTGCAATGCATTTATGTCACAaccaaaaattaagaaaagcgAAGTCCTTCCGTTCCTAAGCAAAACTCAAACAacttattaaaaccaaaagagcACTCTAAACACACACCTGCATACCCTCTTTTCCTGCTTGCAGGAATTagatttttcaattatttcagctataatttttgcagtatttcttaTCTTCAGCATTGCCAATATGCTCTTCATCTATGTTCACAGCACCACACTTACCAGGCAGTTTTTGGATGTGATCAAGGCCGCGTATTAGATCTGGACAGCTTTCAGGCAGAAGAACTGTTTGTTGATTTGGTTTAAAAGTCCCAGATACCAGTTTAGACAGTAATTTGTTAGAGGCCACTCCTGCACAGCCTGTGAGGCCCAGTCTCGCATATATGGCTTCCCTGAACTCTTGTGCAATCTGAGATCCAATGACTAGCCTTAAATGCGTTATATCACGCAAGTCGatagctggaaagaaaaagaaagcagtgttCAGTATGTAAAGAGTCGCCTAGCTAGCCAGTTCTCTAAATTTAGATATTTGTCATGTTGCATTAAAGTAGTACAAGAAATTACGGTCTCATGGGTCAAATCTTACTGCCGTGGCTTCTGTATCCAAGCTTAATCTCACTCCTATCTCCCCAAAACCCTGGTAAAAGGGAGATTGCTATGGCCCAGAGCCaggttgtattttaaatatagaataCAATTTATTAAGAGATGTGAAAAGTGTTAAATATCACAGATTCTTGTACCAATGTAACCAAAGTAGAGATTTACAAATCTAATTTAGAGGGCTGCCTTGCAGCTAAGCCTTTATTACTCACATGCAAATGCCAAATGAGGAAAAGGACTAGTCAggcatttcccttctctccaaaccaTATTCAAAGCCATCACAATAGCTCACAGTCCAGGAAAAACCCAACTGCTTTCCTTCCTAGTGCGTGAAATGAAGATCACGGCATAGCTACTGCATTCACATTTGACGACGTACGAAGCAGCTCAGCTACTTCAGTCTCAGAAGTCCATTCCTTACCTAATGGCTAGAGCAAAAATTTACtctgtttttggtttttattcgTTAAAAAATTCATTCAATTTTGCCAATTGACAACAACATTCAAGCTGAAACAAAATTGTGTGTCTTACTACAGCAgaactattttaaagaaaaaaaaaggacaatgaaAATCTCTTCTCCCCAATCAGTGTACATGCTTATCTAccacagagatttatttttcatacaatCTAATTGCAACTCTGATGAACATTTGTGATACATGTACTCTCGATTacagaaacaaagcacagagcGACACAAGTTTCCAACTGTTCAGCTCTGGACAACACTTTGAAGCAGACAAATACTTTGTACTGAACTTCACGAACATTTGACGTATTTTTCATCATGAAGAATGTTTAACTCACCTTGGTTGTTGTACACGTGGCCAGACACAGAGACTCTGGAACATCCGCTTTGCTGTAGCTGGTTTAGTCTTTTCTCTACAGTCTCTGTGATATCCACAAAATTTTCATCAAACCCAAGCCTTTCCACCAGTGGACAAAATTCCCCCAACAACTCTAGGATGAAAGGATACGCAAGGATAATATGCACACAACAAATAATGTGAGCTTGTCATGTCTGCATCAATCTGCAGCTGATTTCCCATGGATTTGTGCGGGATACTTGCATGAAGAGAATCTGTGTTCTCTTCCAGATAAAATAATAAGGCATTTATTTTAGTGTCTTCATCCCAGAACTGCTGCTGtcatctgcttttcctctcccaaaatctcttctttctttcctcatttctttttgaaattataattCTTAACCTCTGCAGTACTTTCTCCTAAGGAAATCCATTCCTAAAGAACTATGTGGGCATAATCCTACCACGGCATACAGATCCCGTAATGTACGATACATTTACAGTGCCTGACCCAGATTGCAACCAGGTCTAACCGCTTATTTTGTGAGGTATTAACATTGTATGACTATTACCACCATGGTATGAGATTCTAATAAGAACTTTTAGAGCAGGAAAATGTCATCTACTATTGCACACGTGTGCACATACACTCAGAGATTAAGAGAAAGCGTTTGTCCTCTACTGAGGAATTGTTAATTTGTACCTGTAACCTTGTACGACATTTCCCTGTATGGCGTCAGATCTTCTCCATTAACCAGTATCAGTTGAGGACACTTCTCTTTAGCCTCCTTGACAGACATCAGCTTCTTAACTCCAAGTTTTCTGGCTTCATAGTTACAGGTAACTACTAAGTACTTCTGTTGCACACCTGAAGATAAAGGTTAAATGGTTTCTAAAGTTTAGGTTTCTTGGCACTTCACAGAAGACCACAGTACTTTCATGTACTCTGCAAAGCATACGCTCCGATCAGAACGCAACATCGTAGAACAAGCAAACTCACAACAGTCTTATTTTACAAGACTATGAGAAGCACAGACCTCTTCATTTAGACTACCACAGGGTAAGAACGTTTAAAACCTTATCgatattttttcccattgtaATATTGGTCTTAATTCTGGGCCTCTTCAGGCAATCTTACCCGTGAAAGTGCCCTTTCTCTAACAGTCACTTTACAACGTACTTTCTCCGCTGCTCATAGACACTACCGACTGCCTCGCATTTGTTCTTAACTTCTGGACGGAGCAAAGCTCATGTACTGTGTCAAAAGGCTCCAGCTCATCTGTGGAGCTcagccctctccctgcccacgTAAGTTCCAAACCAGCTGCGGTCCCCAGAACCGCTCAGGCACGTCGGCAAGCGCCTGTACTTGTGCGCGAGAGGATTTATTAGCAGTCACGCAGCTACACGGGAGTCCAGACTGCACCTTGCTCGCTGTGGATGTAGTTACAGCTCTGGTGTGACTGCCTGAATCTCACCACGGGCATGTCCTGAGTTTACTCATGTTCTTCGTTTCTTCTGCCCAAATACACGTAATCCCCAAATCACCAGCAAAGGAACTCGTACCTAAAGGCTTGTCTCTTAATTCAGGATTACGGATCATTTCTACTTGTGCATAAAAGCAGTCCAAGTCAACGTGCACAATCACTCTGCATGCTGCGCTTCTGGCCGCTACGGGCTTGCTGTGGCCTGCTgcagggaaaataaatggaCAGATTACATAAAAATTATGCCTCGCATGTGATgtcaccatttaaaaaaaattaatccataCCAATAAACAGATATTACAAGAAGACTATCAAATTTACAAGTTTTATGCTAATTTGAGCGCTGCGTTAATTCTAGGATTACTTAGGAGCATAAGTCCTCCATAGCAACTCAGCTTACTACTAAACCCTCCTGGTTTTGGAGGGTCAGTTGTATTTTTTCACTGAACTACTTTACTGATACAATATCCTTTCCTAGTGGAACACTGaaacttcattttaatgtatttctacaAAATAATCTGTCTTTAACTCTGCTGAGCTAGCTCTGTTGGATATCTGCTTTTCCCAGGGGCGGCCAACGAAGATGGCAAATCACCATCCAACAAACGGCAAACTCTGCGAtgaaaatgagttaaaaaaaaaaaaaaagcacaagaaaataataataaaagatgcttttatttcttgaacacttggcagtggtcaaggccaggttggatggggctttgggcaacctgggctagtggagggggtccctgcccatggcagggggggcactgggtgggctgtgaggtcccttccaacccaaaccagtctgggattctatgattctatgactctgaGATGAGAAACCCCCCAATTAGTTGATCTAGCCTAAATTACACCCTGTTGTATTTCTGTACGCTGTTTTGGGGCGGTGTTTTTACTGCCCGCTGAGCTCTAAGTGGAGGAGCGCAGGGGTTACCAGCAGCATCCAGACGGAATTAAAAACGGAACGGCAGGACCGTGGCTGCCGAGGAGAGGCTcggctctcccctccctccccacggCCCCCATTTCTTTTCCTCGGACGGCAGGGACACGGGTCCTGTCcccccctgcagctcctcccTTTCCACCCCGGCGGGGCAACTccgccttcctccccccccacgCGTGGGGCCGAGCCGCGGAGCCCCAGCCCGTGGGAAGAGCGCAGCGGGCCGCGCTCGGTCCCGCTCCAGACTCCGGCCACCCGTGGGAGAGGATGGGGGTCACCGCGGGCCGCGGGCCGCCTCGCTCCCCTCAGGAACCGGCGCCATTGCTCCTTGCTCCccgccccgccaccgcccgggGCCCGCGCTCACACGGGGCGGGCGGAgctgccccgccgcccggctgcGGGCGAAGccagtcctcctcctcctcctcgtcctcgtcctcctcctccgtgGGCGGCGGGATGGGCTCCATGCCGCCTCAGGGCTGACTCATCCGCCGCCGCAGAGCCGCTCCCTAcaaccgccgccgccgccgggcacGGCCGCGCTCCCGCAGCTCCCTTCGCGCTGCGCCCGCCCCGCGGAGGAGGTGGCCGGACCGCCGCGCCGCGCAGGTCCTAgcgccgcggcggggggggcggcgggtcAGGGCTGCCGGGGCCTCCGGCGGACGCCTGCAGGCTGCGAGGCTGCcgagcccggccccggcgccccgaggggacacccccccaccaccacccccgcGGGAGGGCGGCCGGCTCTGAGGAGGGCGCGGGGCCGGGAGAGCGGGGGCAAGGGGAACCTCCTGAGGGACGCAGCCCTTCGGTTGCGCGATGCGGGCTTTGCGCTGTGGCGGCCGGGCCGCCGAGAAGCGGTGGCTCCGTTACGGGACTGCCGGGTGTCCGACGGGGAGTTCGCGGTGCGAAGTCAGGGTCGTGCTGTGCGGGAAACCGCCCCGGGCAAGGCAGAGCCCGCCGGTCCCGGGAGCGGGCGGCGGCTCCCGGCCGGGAGCGCTGAGGGCTGTCAGCCCGGTGAGGGGAAGGCGTCGTGGTGGTCGGAGCCTGGAGGACACGAATAAACTGAACGTGGGGGACCCAGGGAAGTGGTTTGTTCATGGACactttggaggagaaaatgggTGAATTCAGGGTTACGGGAGAGCAGGTCTGCTGGCGTCCCTGTCCCGATGGGCTGTAACGCCGCAGCACGTCCCAAAACCAGCCCCCAGAGCCGCCGAGCATCGCTCTCCCTCCCGCTGAGGGACGAGTGGGACCCGCCGGACggcttcctcctgccccagcacctgCCGGCGCCGATCCGCTCCGGGGTTCCTccagcccccgccgccggcgcgGCTCCCTCCCGCAGGACGTCCTCAGGCGCCCGAAGACGCCGGCGATGGCAGCCCCGTGCCCCCGCCTGCTCCGGCACCTCCGCGGCCGCTCTGTCCCGCCTACGGCGCTCTCTATGGTCGCCGGGGTTGGCCGCTCTGGCCCCTCTaggccgcgccgcgccccgctCGGAGGGCCGCTGACACCGATTCCGGGGCTCGGCCGCGGAAGCGGGCGCCGG
Encoded proteins:
- the POLI gene encoding DNA polymerase iota isoform X1, translating into MAAAARCSAPGARAARAAGGAFARRPLPRPSPGIGVSGPPSGARRGLEGPERPTPATIESAVGGTERPRRCRSRRGHGAAIAGVFGRLRTSCGREPRRRRGLEEPRSGSAPAAGHSKPVAARSAACRVIVHVDLDCFYAQVEMIRNPELRDKPLGVQQKYLVVTCNYEARKLGVKKLMSVKEAKEKCPQLILVNGEDLTPYREMSYKVTELLGEFCPLVERLGFDENFVDITETVEKRLNQLQQSGCSRVSVSGHVYNNQAIDLRDITHLRLVIGSQIAQEFREAIYARLGLTGCAGVASNKLLSKLVSGTFKPNQQTVLLPESCPDLIRGLDHIQKLPGIGYKTTKRLEMLGVRNVCDLQAFPSAVLEKELGISVAQHIQKLSYGEDESPVTPSGPPQSFSDEDSFKKCSSEVEVKEKIEELLPNLLDRIYKDGRQPHTVRLTIRQFSSTEKWINRESRQCPIPPHLIQKFGKESSSVISPLVDILMKLFRKMIDVAQPFHLTLVSVCFSNLKDLPSSKKGSIGFYLKPMSPPSHSGKRVREVEDVLQGEGSASWNQNCNRTGTTKTRKLSEEQKSNIKQARIPDLPFYLSPGDIDQEVFRELPEDIQKEILSGKTEAIPTENTSGEPSVCFAAEAYSASPNSKGLNSDTCSAGCSIHLSSAHESATVLAHSSRASCSSECPRSARTSSGMEKQPTDSPNFRGRDLSALEAGVSQTVPCVDEDRQAFETTSEDKTYSGQGGIVLPPNVDAQTFYELPADVQQELLAEWKNQEPVSRTSTGNKPPEKPKTNKGRRNTAPCLSQSNSLLRYFKPQ
- the POLI gene encoding DNA polymerase iota isoform X2, whose translation is MEPIPPPTEEEDEDEEEEEDWLRPQPGGGAAPPAPSGHSKPVAARSAACRVIVHVDLDCFYAQVEMIRNPELRDKPLGVQQKYLVVTCNYEARKLGVKKLMSVKEAKEKCPQLILVNGEDLTPYREMSYKVTELLGEFCPLVERLGFDENFVDITETVEKRLNQLQQSGCSRVSVSGHVYNNQAIDLRDITHLRLVIGSQIAQEFREAIYARLGLTGCAGVASNKLLSKLVSGTFKPNQQTVLLPESCPDLIRGLDHIQKLPGIGYKTTKRLEMLGVRNVCDLQAFPSAVLEKELGISVAQHIQKLSYGEDESPVTPSGPPQSFSDEDSFKKCSSEVEVKEKIEELLPNLLDRIYKDGRQPHTVRLTIRQFSSTEKWINRESRQCPIPPHLIQKFGKESSSVISPLVDILMKLFRKMIDVAQPFHLTLVSVCFSNLKDLPSSKKGSIGFYLKPMSPPSHSGKRVREVEDVLQGEGSASWNQNCNRTGTTKTRKLSEEQKSNIKQARIPDLPFYLSPGDIDQEVFRELPEDIQKEILSGKTEAIPTENTSGEPSVCFAAEAYSASPNSKGLNSDTCSAGCSIHLSSAHESATVLAHSSRASCSSECPRSARTSSGMEKQPTDSPNFRGRDLSALEAGVSQTVPCVDEDRQAFETTSEDKTYSGQGGIVLPPNVDAQTFYELPADVQQELLAEWKNQEPVSRTSTGNKPPEKPKTNKGRRNTAPCLSQSNSLLRYFKPQ